The following are encoded in a window of Posidoniimonas polymericola genomic DNA:
- a CDS encoding GntR family transcriptional regulator: MSTSLPERVSPAWIARKSQAGGGMTLTQRVYQTIHDEIVSGALGPGERLVRRTLSKRLGVSPAPITETLLRLESEGLVEFAALHGSRVRPLQIQDVKNDQMLREAIECQAARLCAEFATGEDLAKLLVDAKPLDRIIARGDRRSQVGLQAHLEFHVHLAQYGGYAGLADELERVWFRQVMRLNWLGETWHRDVPEDWHQQLVKVLMSRDPDKAEAKMRDHVRFAKDTEREQFHAFLRGS; the protein is encoded by the coding sequence ATGTCAACATCGCTGCCGGAACGGGTCAGTCCAGCGTGGATAGCCAGGAAATCACAAGCGGGTGGCGGCATGACGCTCACCCAGCGGGTTTACCAAACCATTCACGATGAGATCGTGTCCGGAGCGTTAGGACCGGGCGAGCGGCTCGTTCGGCGTACGCTCAGCAAGCGGCTGGGCGTTAGCCCAGCTCCCATTACTGAGACGCTGCTCCGACTTGAATCCGAGGGCTTGGTTGAGTTTGCTGCCCTTCATGGTTCGCGAGTTCGACCGCTTCAGATCCAGGATGTCAAGAACGACCAGATGCTGCGTGAGGCAATCGAATGCCAGGCAGCCAGGCTCTGCGCCGAGTTTGCTACCGGCGAGGACCTCGCGAAACTTCTCGTTGACGCTAAGCCCCTTGATCGAATTATCGCACGGGGTGACCGTCGATCTCAGGTCGGCCTGCAAGCTCACCTTGAGTTTCACGTCCACCTTGCTCAGTACGGTGGCTACGCGGGCCTTGCTGATGAGCTGGAGCGGGTCTGGTTCAGGCAGGTGATGCGGCTCAACTGGCTGGGCGAGACGTGGCACCGCGATGTTCCGGAAGATTGGCATCAGCAGCTGGTCAAGGTGCTGATGTCACGCGACCCAGACAAAGCCGAAGCAAAGATGCGTGACCATGTCCGCTTCGCGAAGGACACGGAACGCGAGCAGTTCCATGCTTTTCTGCGCGGTTCGTGA
- a CDS encoding alpha/beta hydrolase family protein, translating to MPGISFKLLAPAAPAAAVLTATLALCLAANAAGVDQIVSYQSSVSSDGGGPLDLVAEVNYDDTFVNAPIAVVMHTYSQADDATQQNIGRVRANAQRLRDKGFFTINVAMRGRDGSDGSRDSGGVEIYDIYDAVEWVKATYPDRVNAENVHITGYSGGGGNVLSALTKFPDYFNLGSSFFGISDYGYSATNGWYNKGASGSHQAQMNADMGGPPYVLGSPTAFLDAYQARASNLASKNNPYSETHLFVNNDEVQTPPIQDTSYRDFAIAEAASPGEFDNITVHIGNQNLYVDFNNNNMNEPNERQYWPHAVPSENVQDSGEAWYLSRLLNNEIPAPVLNSQDDFFVAGFVKTRAFEAWVGDGQNGAAALSYSLADLEKSFNVELLSSNLDLPVRLSVETDDWAGQSIEVWLNGNQIETFVGGAVYTNDDLHHNDSLVLRASAVPEPKAAAALCVPFLLALAFRQARTVTGAAAPCYVRLAASGRNGISM from the coding sequence ATGCCAGGCATCTCTTTCAAGCTCTTGGCCCCCGCTGCACCCGCGGCGGCAGTCCTGACAGCCACATTGGCGCTGTGCCTCGCGGCCAACGCCGCAGGCGTCGACCAGATCGTGTCGTACCAGTCATCGGTTAGCTCGGACGGCGGCGGGCCGCTGGACCTGGTCGCTGAGGTCAACTACGACGACACTTTTGTGAACGCTCCGATCGCGGTCGTGATGCACACCTACTCGCAGGCAGACGACGCCACCCAGCAGAACATCGGTCGGGTGAGAGCCAATGCTCAGCGGCTGCGCGACAAGGGCTTCTTCACGATCAATGTCGCGATGCGGGGCCGTGACGGATCGGACGGTAGTCGAGACTCCGGGGGCGTCGAGATCTACGACATCTACGACGCCGTCGAATGGGTCAAGGCGACCTATCCGGACCGAGTTAACGCCGAGAATGTGCACATCACCGGCTACTCTGGCGGTGGAGGCAACGTTCTTTCTGCGCTCACGAAATTTCCGGACTACTTCAACCTCGGTTCGTCGTTCTTCGGTATTTCCGATTACGGCTACTCGGCAACGAACGGCTGGTACAACAAGGGCGCCAGTGGTTCTCACCAGGCTCAGATGAACGCCGACATGGGAGGCCCGCCTTATGTGCTTGGTTCCCCGACCGCGTTCCTCGACGCGTACCAGGCTAGGGCTTCCAACTTGGCCTCCAAGAACAACCCCTACTCAGAGACCCACCTGTTTGTAAACAACGACGAAGTGCAGACCCCGCCGATTCAGGACACGAGCTACCGTGATTTCGCAATCGCGGAGGCGGCCTCACCGGGCGAGTTCGACAACATCACGGTCCACATCGGCAACCAGAACCTGTACGTGGACTTCAACAACAACAACATGAACGAACCGAATGAACGGCAGTACTGGCCTCATGCGGTGCCGAGCGAGAACGTGCAAGACTCCGGTGAGGCGTGGTACCTCAGCCGGCTGCTCAACAACGAGATCCCCGCGCCTGTCTTGAACTCGCAGGACGATTTCTTTGTCGCCGGCTTCGTGAAGACCCGAGCGTTCGAGGCTTGGGTCGGCGATGGGCAGAACGGCGCCGCGGCGTTGTCGTACAGCCTGGCGGACCTGGAGAAGTCGTTTAACGTGGAGTTGCTCAGCAGCAACCTCGACCTGCCCGTCCGCTTGTCGGTCGAGACCGACGACTGGGCTGGGCAATCGATCGAAGTGTGGCTCAACGGCAACCAAATAGAGACCTTCGTCGGCGGCGCGGTCTACACCAACGACGACTTGCACCACAACGACTCGCTCGTCCTGAGGGCGTCGGCGGTTCCAGAGCCGAAGGCTGCCGCGGCATTGTGCGTGCCGTTCTTGCTGGCTTTGGCTTTCCGTCAGGCCCGGACCGTCACCGGGGCAGCAGCCCCATGCTATGTGCGACTCGCGGCATCGGGACGCAATGGAATATCCATGTAG
- a CDS encoding tripartite tricarboxylate transporter TctB family protein, whose product MVAIAKKHQVVFIVAIAALGAGSAFMLLADSGPSGRIRRVDESSLPLRPAHLPAAALLVVSAGSLLLLLERRPAKGASQEQESSAEADASESSRCGVISNIAVTVAYVISLPLVGFVISSTACITAISWVLGIRDIRWLVIAPLSFVVLIWGVFHGLLAMPLP is encoded by the coding sequence ATGGTAGCAATCGCCAAGAAGCACCAGGTTGTGTTTATCGTCGCCATAGCAGCGTTGGGAGCGGGTTCCGCCTTCATGCTCCTGGCAGATAGCGGACCGAGTGGCCGCATCCGCCGCGTCGATGAAAGCAGCCTTCCACTCCGTCCGGCTCACCTGCCTGCCGCGGCACTGCTCGTGGTTTCGGCTGGTTCGCTCCTGCTCCTCCTAGAGCGTCGGCCCGCGAAGGGGGCGTCACAGGAGCAGGAGTCCTCCGCCGAAGCGGACGCATCCGAGAGCAGTCGCTGCGGTGTGATTAGCAATATTGCAGTCACTGTAGCCTATGTGATTTCGCTACCGCTTGTTGGGTTTGTGATCTCGTCGACGGCGTGTATCACGGCAATTTCCTGGGTGCTAGGGATCCGGGATATCAGATGGCTGGTGATTGCGCCACTTTCTTTCGTTGTGTTGATCTGGGGCGTGTTCCACGGTCTGCTGGCGATGCCGCTCCCCTAA
- a CDS encoding tripartite tricarboxylate transporter substrate binding protein translates to MLLLNTKPVTRISRLALASGLLAATWGCGLVADDNRPFPAKSIDIVVGFGPGGGTDLIARAVSKSLEQQVKSSVVVVNKPGAAGVLAAQVVARSKADGYTLLAAGGSETTSASFYRELPYDPVESFEPIARITATGMLMVVQSNARWDSLESLVGEARKAPGAIKFASSGHGGLFHSAMLAFSNEAGISLTHVPFDGGAASLAALMGGHVDVCMAMPAEADALISGGGVRALAVTSAEPTPLAPGVPTLRELGYDLALLNQKGLVAPAGTPADRLAILEDAVRSVCNDPQFAAEAKRQKMQVAYLGAQDFREALIEARSTIGNLLPKVAGN, encoded by the coding sequence ATGCTCCTGTTGAATACAAAGCCTGTTACCAGAATCAGCCGGTTGGCGTTAGCCTCGGGCCTGCTGGCCGCGACCTGGGGGTGTGGGCTAGTCGCCGACGACAACCGCCCTTTCCCCGCGAAGTCGATTGACATCGTTGTCGGCTTTGGGCCAGGTGGCGGGACGGACCTGATTGCTCGCGCCGTATCCAAGAGTCTCGAGCAACAGGTGAAGTCCTCGGTAGTCGTCGTCAACAAGCCTGGCGCCGCTGGGGTGCTCGCCGCTCAGGTGGTCGCGCGTAGCAAGGCAGACGGCTACACGCTGTTGGCGGCGGGAGGAAGCGAAACAACCTCTGCAAGTTTTTACCGAGAGTTGCCCTACGACCCGGTCGAGTCATTCGAGCCGATTGCTCGCATCACGGCGACAGGCATGCTCATGGTTGTGCAGAGCAACGCTCGCTGGGATTCTCTCGAATCGCTGGTGGGAGAAGCACGCAAAGCACCGGGGGCGATTAAGTTCGCATCGTCGGGCCACGGCGGCTTGTTCCATAGCGCCATGCTTGCTTTCTCGAACGAGGCCGGGATCTCGTTGACTCACGTGCCGTTCGACGGCGGCGCCGCGTCGCTTGCGGCGTTGATGGGGGGCCATGTCGACGTCTGCATGGCGATGCCAGCCGAAGCAGACGCGCTGATCTCCGGTGGCGGCGTCCGCGCGCTGGCGGTCACCTCCGCGGAACCCACTCCCCTTGCTCCCGGCGTGCCCACCCTGAGGGAGCTAGGATACGACCTGGCGTTGCTGAACCAAAAAGGTCTTGTCGCCCCGGCGGGCACTCCGGCGGACCGGCTCGCGATCCTCGAGGACGCGGTGCGGAGCGTCTGCAACGATCCACAGTTCGCAGCCGAGGCTAAGCGGCAGAAGATGCAGGTTGCGTACCTGGGCGCCCAAGATTTCCGGGAAGCCTTGATCGAAGCCCGCTCGACGATTGGCAACCTGCTACCCAAAGTGGCAGGCAACTAG
- a CDS encoding LamG domain-containing protein translates to MLRANFDDGPGTTVTNLGSAGGTLDMRAVGGGLADLHTANGGGVSGQPGDYGYEAFGNPAATGVTADGRFDFGTFSDFTISGWYYQTASQAAELQIGERKLNPDTGSFTEGFQNFFRYRPELNAGNTRIELFGSGGSTVDADPGDLQLRIGGTAGNSFVSNANTYTATDEWVFYAVTYDGTSSGATANFYVGSKTSAPVLAGTSTVSQLGGFPAFDFGEQPVSLGNRPFIDNGGANRSLNATMDDARFYVGDVLDLAALDTVRLEAIGVPEPATGMLALGALLMSGIANRRSRSDA, encoded by the coding sequence GTGCTGCGAGCCAACTTTGATGATGGGCCCGGCACGACCGTGACCAATCTCGGCTCGGCGGGCGGAACACTGGACATGCGCGCTGTGGGCGGAGGCCTTGCCGATCTGCACACCGCAAATGGCGGCGGCGTCTCGGGGCAGCCCGGCGACTACGGCTATGAAGCGTTTGGAAATCCCGCCGCCACGGGAGTGACCGCCGATGGCCGGTTTGACTTTGGCACGTTCAGCGACTTCACGATCTCGGGATGGTATTACCAAACCGCGTCCCAGGCGGCTGAGCTGCAAATCGGTGAGAGGAAGTTGAACCCCGATACCGGCAGCTTCACCGAAGGCTTTCAGAACTTCTTCCGGTACCGACCTGAGTTGAATGCAGGTAATACTCGTATTGAATTGTTCGGGTCGGGGGGGTCGACGGTCGACGCCGATCCTGGTGACCTTCAACTGCGGATCGGGGGCACGGCTGGGAATAGCTTTGTTTCAAATGCAAACACGTACACGGCAACCGACGAGTGGGTCTTTTACGCCGTGACCTACGACGGCACTTCGTCCGGAGCAACTGCAAACTTTTACGTGGGAAGCAAGACTTCAGCCCCCGTGCTGGCTGGCACGAGCACCGTGAGTCAGCTGGGCGGATTTCCGGCGTTTGATTTCGGCGAGCAACCGGTTAGCCTCGGCAACCGCCCCTTTATCGATAATGGTGGCGCCAACCGATCGCTCAACGCCACGATGGACGATGCACGGTTCTACGTCGGAGACGTTCTGGACCTCGCCGCGCTTGACACGGTTCGCCTGGAGGCGATTGGCGTTCCTGAGCCCGCTACTGGAATGCTCGCCCTCGGAGCGTTGTTGATGAGTGGCATCGCTAATCGCCGGTCGCGGAGCGATGCCTAG